TACTCCAGATGAGACGGTAACTTCTTCAACTCCCGGGGGTACCTCAACAGACGGTCTCTCCTTCGGAATCTCCTCCTCCTTGATGACCTTAAACACCTCAAATCAAGGGGAAGGCTCGGTAGCCTGCGATAGAGGGTCCTGCTCAACATCCAACTCAGTGACCCCACTCCCCTGATCATCCACACTCGCAACCTGCGTATTGGACGCATCTCTCCCGCAAATCTCGCTGAGGAGGCTACCCACATGTGACATAAGAGTATCGATAAATTATAGAGTGTCATCATGTTGTTGGGTATGCCTCATAGAACGCTGAATGTCGAATGTGACTTCATCCTCATCAACTCGAAGAGTCAACTTGCCGTCGTGCACGTCAATGAGTGCACGTGAAGTGGCAAGGAATGGACGACCTAAAATCAGCGGGACCTCAGATTCCtcgtccatgtcaaggataacgAAGTCAACTGGAAATACGAATTTGTCGACCTTCACTATCATATTCTCTGCAATCCCTCTTGGGAACTTCACTGATCGATCAGCCAACTGAAGACTCATGCGCTTAAGAGATGGATCGCCTAGATTGAGCTTAGCAAAGATGGAATACGACATAAGATTTATGCTAGCCCCTAGGTCTGCCAGCGCGTTGCTGAGGATGAGATTTCTGATCAGACACGAAATGGTGAAGCTACCAGGATCAGAAACCTTCTTTAGTAGCTTGTTCTGCAAGACGGAAGAACACCCCTCGCTCAATGTGACAGTAGAAAGGTCATCCAACTTCTTCTTATTCGTGAGCAAGTCCTTGAGAAACTTCGCGTACTTCGGCATCTTCGATAAGGCCTCTACGAATGGAATATTCACGTGCAGCTTCATCAACATCTCGAGGAACTTTCCGTACTGCTCTGCATCCTTACCCTTTATCAACCGACCTGGGTAAGGGGGTGTCGGTTTATAAACCCTCATCGGCTCCTTTTTCTCCTCCTTCTTCTCTCCTAAAGACCCGCAAGATTGTGCTGTAATTGCTGGGCACAGCCTCTCGTGCACTTTGCCAGCAGGGGTCTCCATCTCAATCTCCTCGTCGACCGGTTCCTCATCAACTATCGGCTCGACCTCGACAGCTCCTCGCCCAATCCTCGTAGTAACAACCTTTGCAGTAGCCTTCGGATTTCCAACAGTGCTACTAGGGAGACCACCTTGAGGTCTCTGGTTCAGCTGATCGGCCAGCGAACCGACTGTCCTCTCCAGGTTCTACAGTGCAGTGCTCTGACTCTTCATGAAGGTCTTGTGCTCCATGAACCTCGACTGTGTCTCCTGATATCGAGTATCCTCTCGCGTGATGAACTGTGTAAGCAACTGCATCTACTTGGCTAACGTCTCCTTGTTTTGCCTCAGCAACTCCTCTATTGTCGGGTTCTTCGTACCCGAACTAGCTCCTTcgtcctgaaacaaattctgaCGCGGCTGAAACCCCGGTGGGTTGTTTTTCTTCCAGCTGAAATTCGGGTAGTTCTTCCAATTTGAATTGTAACGATCCACAGAATTGTTCTGATTTCGATTACCCACAAACTCTACCTGCTCTGGTGACTCCGCAGGGGTAAAAGGACACGCGGTCGTGTCATGCCTCCCAGTGCATATCTCGCACACCTGTTCCTTCTTTGACTCCATATCATTCATCTTTTTCGTCAGGGCGTCAATCTGCGCTTGCATCCTAGTGGTATCATCAACCTTATGCACACCTCTCTGTGTAGCGGATGAATTTCTGGAATCAGCAAACTCGTTACTACTCATCGCTATGTCCTCGAACATCTCAGTGCACTCCTCTGGTGTTTTGGCGGTCATCAGATTGCCACCAGCAATGGTTTTCAGCATATTCCTCGTGGGGGTGGGGCGTCACTCCATGATTAACTCCAATAGCGGGTCGGGTGATGCTGGATCGAGCATTGGCCGCATTCGGCCGGGCGTAGTCTGCGACGACTCTCCTAACTAGGGCCTCATTGTCACCCATAATGAAAGCAGAAGATGGAATGTGTACCTGACTAGCTCGGAAGGTGCGAAGGCGCTCGTGAAAATCTCGCTCGGGCTCAGACGAAGCAACAAACAAAGGTGGCCCCTGTGAACGAGTATGACGCATACAATGGTGAAATTACTAATCTAAATACTAAAGCAAATCTAACCCTAGAGGCACAAATTGCAAGAAAAAGGGACCTAAAGGCAATGGAAATCTACGAAAACAAGCAAACAACTAAACAGACGACTCGGGTCGTTCTCTAAAGTGCCAgtgtccccgacaacggcgccaaaaacttgatgtgtgaaaATGTAACTATTAATttcgaacaagttttaaaaaGGAATCGCTAACTAAACCACACACAATTGGCAAGTGCACACGTTGCAGTGTAGTGTAGATGGCAAGACCAgatatcaatccgtggacacTATATGCAAACTCTAGATAATGAACCGTTGTCGAATACAAAGTCAATTTTTAAGTTTGTTTTGATGATTAACTAATAACCTAATTAATTAAGAAAGTGAAGAAAACAAGACAAGCGACTTAAACCAAACACGAACTTGGGAGCACAGTGTAGAACAAATATAATGAGAAAAGACTACCCAGGTAtcgaatccctagaatcatgcaacGCTATCTTGACTATGGTAATGGCTAAATATCCTAATCTACCCGAATAACCTCCCGCTAGAGATGATCAATCGAAAGATAGGGACGAAATGCGAAGTGCTAGAACGAACCGGCTcgacctatcgataccaaatccCACGAATATTAGGTAATAAAAGTTAAATTACCCCCAAAACCCTCTATTCCTGAAGCAAACCCAACCTTGAAAATCGAAATCCCAAGAAAACCTAAAGGCGATGaaataaacgagcccgagctatcggtcacccaatctacccaacaacgattagctaataacctagccaCCTAAATCGTCTTTCGAGTCAAaagatgaggatgcaagttttagTTATTGATTTTAATAGTTGATTAACTTGGTTTATTTTTAAACTCAATATTCAAACCTAAAAACCCTAAGATTAACCGATTCAAATTAAATCCTAAGTCTAGGGTGAATTTCTTCAtgcctaaaccgctgaatttaTCAGTTAACAATCAATTACAACACTTaaacatgcaatatcaagatcaatTTCAAGGTAAAgttatgtaaatcgcataaaatAACCAAAACCAAGTCAAAACAACGTAACAATCACTAGTTCATCACAACCTAGGTAGTTTAGAAATTTAGCAACTCATGTTGATCAAAAGCATAAcaaactcggttttaaaaatcaAACAAGACATGGTTCAATGCCAAAGATTAGAAAAATTAAGTGTGATACCGAACCCGCAATGCTCTGAACACGAACCAAATATTTTTCCCTTGCGCCAAAAACAAACAACAGTCTtctctttattttttttcttcGTGCGACCTCCTTCCTGCCGTATGCTTATGCTTTCTGTCGTATATGTTGTTCTCCCTAAAAATTCAATTGGCCACACCCCTCTTATAATTCATCCACTAGggttttttttctaaattttatatactaaataataaaacaatatatctttaaaaacatcatttattgcacgggttgaataaatataattttatatattaaataataaaaagtgatATCTATAAGAaacatattgtacgggttgaataaatgtagttttatatactaaaaaagttatatctttaaaactacgtgtattacatgagtttaataaatgtaataaaaagttatatcttataaatttcttttatttaattaattttgttacatatataataaaaaatatatacatgcaatttttatatgaaaaaaataatagctttgtcacataatttttataaattttcatccaaccattaactaagttattttttctattaaggcgaaggatgtttataaactaagacagaaatttatttctattttttatatagatcagttttataaaaaataaaatctacttaaatctctaatttttataaaactaaagTGCTTGTGACCTTACTGaaaaggtcaaataaaaaaatcttatcgtatgtaccaagtttgtaattcatcttctactattattcgctcctaaggaaaaacagaagCCAATGCCCCCCCCCCCTCCGCCCCatcaaacaacgtatcgttaccaaaccttaaaattacccaccaaattgtaattataatactatgaaccaaaagtttctttactcaagccactcagaataagtattacttaattaccctcataatcttaattaaacaaatattttatttctagcaacatatttcctaggtgctcaacatatttaaaaaatatgtaatgttttacaatttttttctatctctacagctgataaatactaaaaattgtaatcgattgttatgtgttgcacaccaatgacgttttctctttataaaactgatttatataaagaagctgtaaattaatttctgtcttaatttataaaatttaaaacatcattcaccttaacagaaaaaaataaaatgagttagtgatttggatgaaaatttataaaaattatgtgacaaaactattaattttttttctaaaaactttatgtatattcttttttattatatatgtaacaaaaataattaaataaaagaaatttaaaagagtaaattgccaaaatcatccctgtggttttatatttgccagtttcatccaaatatcctcaacttaaaagaaaaataaactaagttagtggtttggatgaaaatggcaaaaagttacaaacttTGAGGGCAATTTAGTataaaagtgtcattttggatgaaaatggcaaacatgTCCAATCCTCAGGGACGATTACagcaattaactctaaataatattataaatgagaaggagattaaactaaaaaataattatccataagatattaaattaataatatttagtagatgggttatctataatataagatattaaactaaataatattaaactaaaataataattatctataagagatggcctaatatgatgacaattGTCacaaaagtggtttcttttattatatagtatagatgtaacaaaaataattaaataaaagaaatttaaaagagtaaattgccaagatcgtccctgtggttttatatttgccagtttcatccaaatatcctcgacttaaaagaaaaataaactaagttagtggtttggatgaaaatggcaaaaagttacaaacgttgagGGCAATTTAGTAaaaaaagtgtcattttggatgaaaatggcaaacgtgCACAATCCTCAGGGACGATTACAACAATTAactctaaataatattataaatgagaagcatattaaactaaataataattatccataagatattaaattaataatatttagtagaatggttatctataatataagatattaaactaaataatattaaactaaaataataattatctataagagatgacgTAATATGATGATAAGTGTCACAAAACtggttttattttattatatagtgtAGTTATAGATAGATGCATGCATTGATGCCAAAGCCCAACAGAAAAAAAGAATTACCCCACTCTCCTCGTGACACTGCATAGCTGGTGGCCCACTATTTTTTTTCAACTTGATGTTGTCGAAACTCCATGGCTTTGATTTATTATTTTTGGGCGGCCCATTATAATTTCTTGACATTGATATTTTTCGAAAATAGTACAAAATTCCCTCTCATCATGTCCAAGTTTTTGGCAGCCTATTGTCATAAAGAATTCCTAGCCAATATCACATTAGATTAGTATAAAAACAATTCAACTCTTTAAGCACATTTAATTGCATTCAAACCCTTTTGTCATAGAATCATACGTAATTCTTATCACACCCTTTAATTCTCTTTTAATACTTTCATAACACACAATTAAATTATGTCTAATTAATTTTTCATGGTGAGAATCCTTTTCGATATAAATATTATGAGATTTCCATTAAACCATTCTTTTATTTTGAAACTGACTAAACATAAATATAATCCAATTTGGaattatatttaataaaaactaacttaaaatatatttaaagTGTAGGAaatatttgtataaaaatatatataatttagagCATATcaatctcaaaatccagaatgtactttgtttacccatattataaaAGTCGTTGTACTTGTTGggtttaaactacattctatTCGGTATACGCTTAAGCTAGCGAACCTATTCTTAAGTATCGGGTCATATCTAAAGGAACTACCTTTGACCCGTATGCATTCTAACAGATAATAAATCTGTCCATTTTAGACTATGGTACCCCCCAGATAATCGGACATAGGTCAATAATGCTTAGACTTGCGGCTTTTTTCCAAATATCGTCTTATTGAttggaagctagcaaaaaggtAAACACTCTTGACTTATTTTAGTGTAAACTTGGGATGGCAAATATGCCTCTTGGGGCGGTTATTACATAAGTAAGTCGCCTATGATTGCGCAAAAGTGAAAGAATACGATTTAATTAGTTTACTTGATAACTGATATAATTGGGGGTTAATGATACCATGTCATGAGTTAATCAAGTATATAATCTCGTAAGAAGAATAATCTCAAGATATGTTTAAAAGATCACCTACGGGTTATCTATATGTATAAAACGCTTTTCGAAAACTATTTTTTtcaaagagtcagttaattgtatttaccagatTTAGCTtggctgacgtattttcaaaagattgaaTAGCAGGTACCAAACCTTATTATAGGTTGGGATTACGGGTCGGCTAGAATGAAGGCTAAGGAATTCGCACTCCTGTTGGTTAAGGCTTATGATGTCTGAAGCTCTTTTTATTTGGATCCTTCCTGTGGGCTTGTATCGAACGCTTGTAATACTTTTATACATTCAAGctttatttttaataattttaatccAATACTTCCGCTGCATATTATTATACTCTCATAACTGTTATCCAACCATCACGATTGTACCCATTCGGGCCCactggaaatcggggtgtgacacaacttgtgaaagatttgatcTTTGCTCGTCGTATACGGACCGTAGACCTTGGTCTATATGGTCCGCAAAAGAGCTAATTTCTGTGTGCGTTCCTTGTCCTTACGGACcgtgacgtgatgtcgtggtcacaatcaaatttattccaattactactaaatagttagtggcaagtgggtatcgaacacagagAGTTTGTGGAATACGCATtatttaaaggtttatctaagttaactaaaattaaactaattgcaatgaaAGTAAAGTTCAagagttgatttgattgatttgagttttaaaactaagattactattctaattgcaaaatgaaagttttggtttgtaaacaatttagagacaaataaccatctttagtttccggttttctttgacatttatgctatcattccactagaaagaactacatagacatagttcatgtgtgattacttgtagtgataaaagggaactaagtactcagattcctagaatgtgaggttgttacccgatgatcaattaacccttacccaagcctaattctacccatgatatctagattgccaacggcaccaagaacgtctGGTTTCAAACTAGATTGACATAAGAATCAATAATTTACTAACAaccaatcacacaccataacaaacaaaacataaagatAAAGTTTGTTATTCAAGAAATAAGGAAATCAAAGCATAAAGTCTTACAAACCTTCAACTAAAGATAGTCATAacaagtttagccactcatggcttgaacaaacatcataaacaaagtcttgatcttcaaacaagttaaaaatatcaAACTAAAGATTAACCAATGTCTTCAAGCTCTAAGAACAAGCACAATTCGTCTCTAAAGTGAATGATAACCGAAATACCCATGATAGGACCATAAAACATCATCAAAGGTGCATTAAATGCGTAAGTTACATTTTGGATCCATACGGCGCCGTAAGCTATGCCACCCGTCGTAGCTTACGTCGATCAACAAGTCAACGGCCCCTCATATGGTGCCGTAGCCTACGGCTGGCGTCGTAGGTTACGGTGCCAATTATTTCATTTCGGCGCGACTCAACAGGGGTACGGCGGAAAATTATGGCATCCATGAGTGTCGTAGCCTATGGGACTTACCGTAGGTTACGGCCCAGACTGAACTTTCTCCTTTGTTTTTTCTCTTGAAAACCCTCATAGCCTCTCTTGTTTTCACCATGTGTATCGTCCATCCAAGCTTCATAAAATCTGCATCTTATGCCCTTTACTATCTGCAAAACcaaacaactagtagttaccaagttcaagcaattaaccgtgtaaagcatgggattttaatatttttaaggcacataagggttgtcctacggaccacccgtcacatccccacacttacccgttgcttgtcccaagcaacccattcAAAAACCACTTCCAAAGCACAAGCGATCaacatgcaaaccaagctaaaatgtATCGTCCTTTTACTAACCTTTTATCACACCACAAGATACACCCCTCACAataactctcggtgacaagaaatATTAGCacattatgctaaaacactcaaTTTACGT
The sequence above is drawn from the Helianthus annuus cultivar XRQ/B chromosome 12, HanXRQr2.0-SUNRISE, whole genome shotgun sequence genome and encodes:
- the LOC110892779 gene encoding uncharacterized protein LOC110892779, which encodes METPAGKVHERLCPAITAQSCGSLGEKKEEKKEPMRVYKPTPPYPGRLIKGKDAEQYGKFLEMLMKLHVNIPFVEALSKMPKYAKFLKDLLTNKKKLDDLSTVTLSEGCSSVLQNKLLKKVSDPGSFTISCLIRNLILSNALADLGASINLMSYSIFAKLNLGDPSLKRMSLQLADRSVKFPRGIAENMIVKVDKFVFPVDFVILDMDEESEVPLILGRPFLATSRALIDVHDGKLTLRVDEDEVTFDIQRSMRHTQQHDDTL